The following proteins are encoded in a genomic region of Pyrus communis chromosome 11, drPyrComm1.1, whole genome shotgun sequence:
- the LOC137707853 gene encoding cell division control protein 48 homolog C-like, whose product MKKTARKFDGGGRSLSEQKQKVLRCRLETFKHLRSSSLDEIVHQLRTNYKDYHRVKLQSFTKFVQQTLDSPSFKLSKNLIHVSDLEDDEEDEEVGHSNSKRRRKANKMEERLQRMETAHVRRIRQSNGDPPSSDDDDDEEEEEDEDGAVSTSDSDDAIYSDKVEAEFDVMKSSLRASYMGSSSALKPKAAEENKEKNVEIELPGREKVGLMSGNGGRGGQETFREAEAKGSVSREVEVKGSEGPRFRDLGGMEKVIEELKMEVIVPLRHPELPRWLGVRPMSGILLYGPPGCGKTKLAHAIANETGIPFYKISATEVVSGVSGASEENIRELFSKAYRTAPSIVFIDEIDAIASKRESLQREMERRIVTQLMTCMDESHRLVQSADADSNSQSSDNKSGYVLVIGATNRPDAVDSALRRPGRFDREIVLGVPDENARVKILSVLTRNLKLEGSFDLLKIARSTPGFVGADLKALADRAGNIAMKRIIHKRKNDMSVDTMDEEGNEEWWMQPWLPEEMEKLTITMADFEEAVEVVQPSSKREGFSAIPNVKWEDVGGLDLLRKEFDRYIVRRVKYPENYEEFGVDLETGFLLYGPPGCGKTLIAKAVANEAGANFIHIKGPELLNKYVGESELAVRTLFSRARTCSPCILFFDEVDALTTKRGKEGGWVIERLLNQLLIELDGAEQRRGVFVIGATNRPDVMDRAVLRPGRFGKLIYVAPPTKDERGLILKALARKKPIDASVDLSEIGQRETCENFSGADLAALMNEAAMAALEEKLTLPERISHASPWTIKESHFEQALAKIAASVTDQQMQYYQRFGESLTAPRNKT is encoded by the exons ATGAAGAAGACGGCAAGAAAGTTCGATGGAGGAGGGAGGTCCCTCTCCGAACAAAAGCAGAAGGTTCTCCGTTGTCGTCTGGAGACCTTCAAGCACCTCCGCTCCTCCTCTCTCGACGAAATCGTCCACCAACTTCGTACTAATTACAAAGACTACCACCGCGTCAAGCTGCAATCTTTCACCAAGTTCGTCCAGCAAACCCTAGACTCCCCTTCCTTCAAGCTATCCAAAAACCTAATCCATGTCAGCGACctagaagacgacgaagaagatgaagaagtggGCCATAGCAATTCCAAGAGGAGGCGGAAGGCCAATAAGATGGAGGAGAGATTGCAGCGAATGGAGACGGCGCACGTCAGAAGGATTCGCCAGAGCAATGGTGACCCTCCATCttcagatgatgatgatgatgaggaagaagaggaggatgaggatgggGCGGTGTCGACATCGGACTCGGACGACGCCATTTACAGCGACAAAGTGGAGGCGGAGTTTGATGTGATGAAATCGAGCCTCCGGGCATCGTATATGGGATCCAGTAGCGCCTTGAAGCCCAAGGCGGCCGAGGAGAACAAGGAGAAGAATGTAGAAATTGAGCTTCCTGGTCGCGAGAAGGTTGGGCTAATGAGCGGAAATGGAGGGCGAGGGGGCCAAGAGACATTCCGAGAAGCTGAAGCCAAGGGATCGGTTTCCCGAGAGGTTGAGGTGAAGGGGAGTGAGGGGCCGAGGTTTAGAGACTTAGGTGGGATGGAGAAGGTGATTGAGGAGCTGAAGATGGAGGTGATTGTGCCGCTTCGCCATCCAGAGCTCCCGCGGTGGCTCGGAGTTAGGCCAATGTCTGGGATTCTGTTGTATGGCCCGCCCGGCTGTGGCAAGACCAAATTGGCTCATGCCATTGCCAATGAAACCGGCATTCCCTTTTATAAGATTTCTGCCACCGAAGTCGTCTCTGGTGTCTCAG GTGCATCCGAAGAAAATATACGAGAGCTTTTTTCTAAAGCTTACAGAACTGCCCCTTCTATTGTATTTATTGATGAAATTGATGCAATTGCTTCGAAAAGGGAGAGTTTGCAGCGTGAGATGGAGAGGCGAATTGTCACACAACTAATGACTTGCATGGATGAATCTCATAGGCTTGTACAATCAGCTGATGCAGATTCTAACTCACAAAGTTCAGATAACAAGTCTGGCTATGTTCTTGTAATTGGAGCGACCAATAGGCCTGATGCTGTTGACAGTGCTCTAAGGAGGCCTGGTCGATTTGACCGTGAGATTGTTTTAGGCGTTCCAGATGAAAATGCTAGGGTTAAGATTCTTTCTGTGCTTACACGCAATCTAAAACTTGAAGGTTCTTTTGATCTTCTTAAAATAGCCAGGTCTACACCAGGGTTTGTTGGGGCCGATTTGAAAGCCTTGGCTGACAGAGCTGGTAACATTGCCATGAAAAGGATTATACACAAGAGGAAGAATGATATGTCTGTAGATACTATGGATGAAGAAGGCAATGAAGAATGGTGGATGCAACCATGGTTGCCTGAAGAAATGGAAAAGCTCACGATCACTATGGCTGATTTTGAG GAAGCAGTTGAAGTGGTTCAGCCGTCATCAAAAAGAGAAGGATTCTCTGCAATTCCTAATGTAAAATGGGAAGATGTTGGTGGATTAGATCTTTTAAGGAAGGAGTTTGATCGCTATATTGTTAGACGTGTTAAATATCCTGAGAACTATGAG GAATTTGGAGTAGATTTAGAGACAGGATTTTTGCTCTATGGGCCTCCTGGATGTGGTAAAACACTGATAGCAAAGGCTGTTGCTAATGAAGCAGGAGCAAATTTCATTCACATTAAG GGCCCCGAACTTTTGAATAAATATGTTGGAGAAAGTGAGTTGGCAGTTCGGACATTGTTTAGTCGGGCGAGGACATGCTCACCATGCATACTTTTCTTTGATGAG GTTGATGCTTTAACAACAAAGCGGGGGAAAGAAGGCGGATGGGTTATTGAGCGGCTGTTGAATCAG CTACTTATAGAGTTAGATGGCGCAGAGCAGCGACGAGGTGTATTTGTTATTGGTGCCACTAATAG ACCCGACGTAATGGACCGTGCTGTTCTGCGGCCCGGTAGGTTTGGTAAACTTATTTATGTCGCCCCACCCACAAAAGATGAGCGTGGTTTGATCTTAAAAGCACTTGCGAGGAAGAAGCCTATTGATGCCAGTGTAGATCTGAGTGAGATTGGACAAAGGGAAACGTGTGAAAATTTTAGTGGAGCTGATCTTGCTGCACTG ATGAATGAGGCTGCTATGGCTGCTCTTGAAGAGaaattgacattacctgagaggatttcacatgcatctccatGGACGATAAAAGAATCTCACTTTGAGCAAGCACTGGCTAAGATCGCAGCATCTGTAACCGACCAG CAAATGCAATACTACCAGAGATTTGGTGAGAGCCTCACAGcaccaagaaacaaaacataa
- the LOC137708224 gene encoding uncharacterized protein, translated as MAGRWDVGFPKTSASSLREQATRIILRNVRSQGHTYVELREEGKKFIFFCTLCLAPCYSDKVLFDHLKGNLHNDRLAAAKVTLLQSNPWPFNDGVVFFHNSNETDKQLVIPDGNKCKILESHDNENNLAVVKYGENLISNGNEHFGADGHECNEHSDGVNSSVVIPNILVRDEITDIEVKQVGFGQIAARFLEKDEVSNFISRIWCEWLGTGTASNDLPKVPENDFAVVTFSYNIDLGRKGLLDDVRMLLSSSPTEETENGEGSSGKRKKFFSDPKDISESLSNQFDSCGEDSSASSGATSRLLLDRYDDQLLHTSFINKSMRRELRRQQRLASGRTCDICQQKMLPRKDVATLINLKTGRLACSSRNVNGAFHVFHTSCLLHWILLCEVEMITNQSASSKVRRRSRRKTAAKCNGKDGQMVALSSQIYSVFCPECQGTGILIDKDDLEKPNVPLYQLFKYKIKVSDARRAWMKSPEMLENCSTGFHFPSQSEEGIEVSEKVKPLKLLHFYRAD; from the exons ATGGCGGGAAGGTGGGACGTTGGGTTTCCAAAGACTAGCGCTAGTAGTCTTAGAGAGCAAGCAACTAGAATAATTCTTCGCAATGTGAGGTCACAAGGGCACACATATGTCGAGCTACGAGAAGAGGGGAAAAAGTTCATTTTCTTCTGTACTTTGTGCCTTGCGCCATGTTACAGTGATAAGGTGTTGTTTGATCACTTAAAGGGTAATCTTCACAATGACAGGTTAGCTGCTGCTAAGGTTACTCTCTTGCAATCGAACCCGTGGCCTTTTAATGATGGTGTGGTTTTCTTTCATAACTCAAATGAGACCGATAAGCAGTTGGTGATTCCAGATGGCAATAAATGTAAGATTTTGGAGTCTCATGACAATGAAAACAATCTTGCTGTTGTCAAATATGGGGAAAATTTGATATCTAATGGCAATGAGCATTTTGGTGCTGATGGTCATGAATGTAATGAGCATTCTGATGGAGTGAATTCCTCTGTGGTGATTCCTAATATTCTGGTTAGGGATGAAATTACTGACATAGAAGTGAAGCAGGTAGGTTTTGGACAAATTGCTGCAAGGTTCCTCGAGAAGGATGAGGTGTCAAATTTTATTAGTAGAATATGGTGTGAATGGTTGGGGACAGGGACAGCTAGCAATGATTTACCCAAGGTTCCGGAGAACGACTTTGCTGTTGTTACCTTCAGTTACAATATTGATTTGGGTAGAAAGGGGTTACTTGATGATGTAAGGATGCTTCTCTCATCCAGTCCTACAGAAGAAACAGAGAATGGTGAAGGCAGCAGCGGTAAGAGAAAGAAGTTCTTCTCTGACCCCAAGGATATTAGTGAATCTCTAAGTAATCAGTTTGATTCGTGCGGGGAAGATTCATCTGCTTCCAGTGGTGCAACATCAAGATTGCTTTTAGACCGGTATGATGATCAGCTTCTGCACACAAGTTTTATTAACAAGTCAATGAGGAGAGAGTTAAGACGGCAGCAGCGTTTAGCTTCGGGCAGAACGTGTGATATCTGTCAGCAGAAGATGCTTCCTAGGAAAGATGTAGCAACTCTCATAAATTTGAAGACAGGAAGGCTTGCTTGCAGTAGTCGAAATGTGAATGGG GcttttcatgtgtttcatacTTCCTGCCTTTTACACTGGATACTTCTGTGTGAGGTTGAGATGATCACAAATCAGTCCGCTAGTTCAAAAGTGAGAAGAAGATCTAGGAGAAAAACTGCAGCCAAGTGCAATGGAAAAGATGGTCAGATGGTAGCTTTGAGCTCACAAATATATTCTGTATTCTGCCCAGAGTGTCAGGGCACTGGTATCCTCATAGATAAAGATGACCTGGAGAAACCAAATGTCCCTTTGTACCAG CTGTTCAAGTATAAGATAAAGGTGAGTGATGCACGTAGAGCATGGATGAAGAGTCCTGAAATGTTGGAGAATTGCTCGACGGGTTTTCATTTCCCTTCCCAATCTGAAGAGGGAATCGAGGTTTCT GAAAAGGTGAAACCGTTGAAGTTGCTGCATTTCTACAGAGCAGATTGA
- the LOC137707854 gene encoding signaling peptide TAXIMIN 2, which translates to MGDCRPLGFLLGLPFALIALVLSVLGAVIWVFGTVLSCLCPCCICFSGLANLAVSLIKLPVKIITWFIDQIPC; encoded by the exons ATGGGAGATTGCAGGCCATTGGGTTTCTTGCTGGGTTTGCCTTTTGCTTTGATCGCATTGGTCTTGTCTGTTCTCGGTGCTGTCATCTGGGTTTTCGG GACGGTGTTGAGTTGCCTGTGCCCGTGCTGCATTTGTTTTAGTGGATTAGCGAATCTTGCAGTTTCTCTTATCAAGCTTCCTGTCAAAATTATTACATGGTTTATTGACCAGATCCCTTGTTGA